A part of Homo sapiens chromosome 5 genomic scaffold, GRCh38.p14 alternate locus group ALT_REF_LOCI_1 HSCHR5_2_CTG1_1 genomic DNA contains:
- the SERF1A gene encoding small EDRK-rich factor 1 isoform 2 (isoform 2 is encoded by transcript variant 2) yields MARGNQRELARQKNMKKTQEISKGKRKEDSLTASQRKQRDSEIMQEKQKAANEKKSMQTREK; encoded by the exons ATGGCCC GTGGAAATCAACGAGAACTTGCCCGccagaaaaacatgaagaaaacccaggaaattagcaagggaaagaggaaagaggataGCTTGACTGCCTCTCAGAGAAAGCAGAG GGACTCTGAGATCATGCAAGAAAAGCAGAAGGCAGCTAATGAGAAGAAGTCTATGCAGACAAGAGAAAAGTGA